A genomic region of Nostoc sp. UHCC 0702 contains the following coding sequences:
- a CDS encoding PD40 domain-containing protein, translated as MVERHPQANIKAANERALRSLERAISLSSNQFSVVLVCCNYRVLQEEMLQRLAEISAAEHLQKVILPHNARSLYLNIHLQLVTGEKPPSALMVLGLEAVEAIEDLLSSINHIRDEFRKGHSFPFVLWVNEEVLQKIVRFAPDFASWAATPIRFEMTTPQLLQFLQQETDSLFAKILPKHSAQHQELHTLKNYSTLEQVWQHNDELQFAIRELQERGITLEPGLHASLKFVFGLDNYVSDRINIALSHFEQSLQVWQHLVEIGDEGDEGDEGDEGVFAGATPPTPPTPVSSPLLRQGVLLFYIGLCYCRLAEHNQIENRRYWYTAKSYFQQCLSVLQVAGRGDIAAEFIGQLAEVLQHLKEWEDLQIVAQKSLELHQTYGSQIQLACDYGFLAQVAVEQGRWLQSSILAHVSLLKLAEAQKQSASHECLFPLLLAQIYYLVLAKAQQNLGEQNVAREYLDKASKELPAALENSFHQYDAHRYIRFLRNLRSLYFEAGRYLQAYIIRQKRRSIEQQYGFRAFIGAGRLQPQRQATNPALMSASGSSSVALEIAASGRERDINNLIGRISRADKKLTVIHGQSGVGKSSIVSAGLVPALQNRAVGDQIAVPVVLQVYTDWVQALGKSLREAISQIKAEVAIAPEALPYADTPLTIGDILQQLKENANNHLITVLIFDQFEEFFFGYSDRHQKQAFDRFISDCLNISFVKVILSLREDYLHRLLEFQHLSALEAINHNILDKHIRYQLNNFSPEYAKAIIHKLTERSQAHLEPALIDALVDDLSTEFGEVRPIELQVVGAQLQDEQITTLQQYQQYRPNKLIERYIKELIRDCGPENEQAALLVLYLLTDESNKRPFKTRAELTAELAELEDAGKLELVLDILVRSGLVVLFPDVPERYQLIHDYLVDLIRYLQQQESNLQAQLNQLRSKVDQSQAEIERLKTELTQKKQQVKLVGTLPQGGLDLITELRELRKREELSQLEIEQLRAELKEKELTTQLAESQEKQRLSETRLNRALKIALTASILAILGLSISIITAVNNEIKTQSVSSEALFASQKGIDALKEGLKAGRKLQKVLWVDDNTREQVQTALYQAVSGAREYNRLEGHTSGVNSAVFSPDRSLIASASADTTIKLWYPDGSEFTTLSGHKDVVNSLSFSPDGQMIASASQDKTVKLWSRDGKLLRTFNGHQAGVNSVSFSPDGQIIASASSDNTIKLWNRDGKLLKTLKENNSAVLGVAWSPDGQTIASVSADKTASLWSRDGRLLKTWKGHNDAVLAVVWSPDGQMIATASLDKTIKLWNLQGNLLSILSGHSAAVTGVAWSPDGHTIASASIDETIKLWGTDGLLLGTLKGHNNWVNSVSFSSDGRTLASTSRDKTIKLWRWDDLLLRNPKTDNNKWITSISFSPDGRTLAAGSQDNTVKILTRYGKLLRTFTGHEGQVWGVSFSPDGREIASASKDKTVKLWSSDGQPLHTLKGHDDTVLGVAWAPDGQTVASASKDATVRLWSRDGQLLHTLRGHKGPVNWVSFSNDGKLLASASDDNTVKIWNLDGKLLYTLQSHRRRVSGVAWSPDGQTLASVSIDNTVKIWSRDGRLLKTLGGDSDSFIGVSFSPDGKTLAASSNDKIRLWNQQGTLLIVLKGDKEELTSVSFSPDGQILAAGSGNDTVIFRKLADLQLENLLTRGCSWLQDYLQTNQRITKSDRALCPGS; from the coding sequence ATGGTTGAACGACACCCACAAGCAAATATAAAAGCAGCTAATGAGCGGGCTTTGCGGAGTTTGGAGCGGGCAATTTCTCTATCCAGCAATCAATTCTCCGTGGTTTTGGTATGTTGCAATTATCGGGTTTTGCAAGAGGAAATGTTGCAAAGACTCGCAGAAATATCTGCGGCAGAGCATCTGCAAAAAGTAATTTTGCCCCACAATGCTAGAAGTCTTTACCTCAACATTCATTTACAACTCGTGACTGGGGAAAAACCGCCTTCAGCTTTGATGGTTTTGGGTTTAGAGGCAGTGGAGGCAATTGAGGATTTACTCAGTTCAATTAATCATATTCGTGATGAATTTCGTAAAGGTCACTCCTTTCCTTTTGTTTTGTGGGTGAATGAAGAAGTATTGCAAAAGATAGTACGTTTCGCACCAGATTTTGCTAGTTGGGCAGCTACACCAATTAGATTTGAAATGACTACTCCCCAACTGCTGCAATTTTTGCAACAAGAAACTGACTCTTTGTTTGCGAAAATCTTACCAAAGCATTCTGCACAACATCAAGAACTTCACACTTTAAAGAATTATTCGACTCTCGAACAAGTCTGGCAACATAACGATGAACTCCAGTTTGCCATTAGAGAATTGCAAGAACGTGGTATTACCTTAGAGCCAGGATTACATGCTAGTTTAAAATTTGTTTTCGGTCTGGATAATTATGTGAGTGACCGAATCAATATCGCTTTGAGCCATTTTGAGCAAAGCTTACAGGTTTGGCAACATTTGGTAGAAATAGGGGATGAGGGAGATGAGGGAGATGAGGGAGATGAGGGAGTATTTGCTGGTGCAACTCCTCCGACTCCTCCGACTCCGGTATCTTCTCCTTTACTCAGACAGGGAGTTTTACTATTTTATATTGGGCTATGTTATTGCCGCCTAGCTGAACACAATCAGATAGAAAACCGCCGCTATTGGTACACAGCTAAATCTTATTTTCAGCAATGCTTGAGTGTTTTACAAGTGGCTGGTCGTGGGGATATAGCTGCTGAATTTATTGGTCAACTTGCTGAAGTTTTGCAACATCTAAAAGAGTGGGAAGATTTGCAAATTGTTGCTCAAAAGTCTTTAGAGTTGCATCAAACTTATGGCAGTCAAATTCAACTTGCTTGTGACTATGGTTTTCTCGCTCAAGTAGCTGTAGAACAAGGGCGATGGTTACAGTCAAGTATATTGGCACATGTCTCACTGTTAAAATTAGCTGAGGCACAAAAGCAAAGCGCTAGCCATGAATGTTTATTTCCGTTATTGTTAGCGCAGATTTATTATTTAGTTTTAGCCAAAGCACAACAAAACTTGGGTGAACAAAATGTAGCCCGTGAATATTTAGATAAAGCCAGTAAGGAACTACCAGCAGCTTTAGAAAACAGTTTCCATCAATATGATGCCCATCGTTATATTCGATTTTTGCGGAATTTGCGATCGCTCTATTTTGAGGCAGGTAGATATCTACAAGCCTACATTATTAGACAGAAACGGCGTTCTATCGAGCAACAGTATGGTTTCCGCGCTTTCATTGGTGCAGGGCGCTTGCAACCGCAACGACAAGCGACAAACCCCGCCTTGATGTCGGCATCTGGAAGTAGCAGTGTTGCTTTAGAAATAGCTGCTTCTGGTCGAGAACGAGATATTAACAATTTAATTGGCAGAATTAGCCGCGCGGATAAAAAGCTGACGGTAATTCACGGACAGTCAGGGGTGGGTAAAAGTTCTATTGTGAGCGCGGGGTTGGTACCAGCGTTGCAAAATAGAGCAGTTGGCGATCAAATTGCTGTACCTGTGGTCTTGCAAGTTTATACCGATTGGGTACAGGCATTAGGCAAATCTTTAAGGGAGGCAATCTCTCAAATCAAGGCAGAGGTAGCCATTGCACCTGAAGCTTTGCCATACGCTGATACACCCCTAACCATTGGCGATATTTTGCAACAATTAAAAGAGAATGCTAATAACCATCTAATAACAGTTTTGATTTTTGACCAGTTTGAAGAATTTTTCTTTGGTTATAGCGATCGCCATCAAAAGCAAGCATTCGATAGATTTATCAGTGACTGTTTAAATATATCCTTTGTGAAAGTGATTCTCTCGTTGCGAGAAGATTATTTACATCGTTTATTAGAATTTCAACATCTCTCAGCACTAGAGGCAATTAATCACAATATCCTCGACAAACATATTCGCTACCAATTAAATAATTTTTCGCCTGAATATGCCAAAGCCATCATCCACAAGTTAACAGAACGTTCTCAGGCTCACTTAGAACCTGCCTTAATTGATGCTTTAGTCGATGATTTATCCACAGAATTTGGAGAAGTTCGTCCTATAGAATTGCAAGTAGTTGGGGCACAACTCCAAGATGAACAAATTACCACACTACAGCAATATCAGCAATATAGACCAAACAAACTCATTGAACGCTATATTAAAGAACTGATTAGAGACTGCGGCCCAGAAAATGAACAAGCCGCTCTACTTGTTTTATATTTATTAACAGATGAAAGCAACAAACGCCCTTTTAAAACTCGTGCGGAATTAACAGCAGAACTAGCAGAATTAGAAGATGCTGGTAAATTGGAATTAGTATTAGATATTTTAGTGCGCTCTGGGTTAGTAGTGTTATTTCCTGATGTACCCGAACGCTATCAACTGATTCATGATTATTTAGTAGACTTGATTCGCTACCTACAACAACAAGAATCAAACTTGCAAGCACAACTCAACCAGCTACGCTCTAAAGTAGATCAAAGTCAAGCTGAAATTGAGCGATTGAAAACCGAACTGACACAAAAAAAACAGCAAGTCAAATTAGTAGGTACTCTCCCTCAAGGGGGTTTAGATTTAATCACAGAATTACGAGAACTGCGTAAGCGCGAAGAACTGAGTCAGTTAGAAATTGAGCAATTACGAGCTGAACTCAAGGAAAAAGAGTTAACAACTCAATTAGCAGAAAGTCAAGAAAAACAAAGACTGAGTGAAACTCGATTAAATCGCGCACTGAAAATTGCCTTAACTGCTTCAATCCTTGCCATCTTAGGATTAAGTATCTCTATTATTACAGCAGTCAATAACGAAATTAAAACCCAGAGTGTATCCAGTGAAGCATTGTTTGCTTCCCAAAAAGGTATCGATGCCTTAAAAGAAGGTTTAAAAGCAGGGAGAAAATTACAAAAAGTACTCTGGGTAGATGATAATACCAGAGAGCAGGTGCAGACAGCGCTTTATCAGGCAGTGTCCGGGGCCAGAGAGTATAATCGCTTAGAGGGGCATACGTCTGGGGTGAATAGTGCTGTATTCAGCCCCGATCGCTCTTTAATTGCCTCTGCTAGTGCAGACACCACAATTAAACTCTGGTATCCCGATGGTAGCGAGTTCACAACTTTGTCAGGGCATAAAGATGTGGTTAATAGCCTCAGTTTCAGCCCCGATGGTCAAATGATTGCTTCTGCTAGCCAGGACAAAACAGTAAAGTTGTGGAGTCGGGATGGTAAATTGCTTCGCACCTTCAATGGTCATCAGGCTGGAGTAAATAGTGTTAGTTTCAGCCCCGATGGTCAAATTATTGCTTCAGCCAGTAGCGACAACACCATCAAACTTTGGAATCGAGACGGTAAATTACTCAAAACCTTAAAGGAAAATAATAGTGCTGTGTTAGGCGTAGCCTGGTCGCCTGATGGTCAAACTATTGCTTCTGTGAGTGCTGATAAAACCGCCAGCCTCTGGAGTCGAGACGGTCGGCTACTCAAAACTTGGAAGGGACATAATGACGCAGTTTTGGCTGTAGTTTGGTCGCCTGATGGTCAGATGATTGCTACCGCTAGTTTGGACAAAACTATCAAACTCTGGAATTTGCAAGGTAACTTACTGAGTATTTTGTCAGGTCATAGTGCCGCAGTTACTGGTGTAGCTTGGTCGCCTGATGGTCATACTATTGCTTCAGCCAGCATCGACGAGACAATCAAACTTTGGGGTACTGATGGTCTGCTATTGGGCACACTTAAAGGGCATAATAATTGGGTAAATAGCGTTAGTTTTAGCTCTGATGGTCGCACCCTCGCTTCTACCAGTCGGGACAAAACTATCAAACTCTGGCGTTGGGATGATTTGCTGCTACGAAACCCTAAAACTGATAACAATAAATGGATTACTAGCATTAGTTTTAGCCCAGATGGCCGCACCTTAGCAGCAGGCAGTCAAGATAATACTGTCAAAATTTTAACTCGTTACGGTAAACTACTCCGGACTTTCACAGGGCATGAGGGGCAAGTCTGGGGTGTCAGTTTTAGCCCAGATGGTCGAGAAATTGCTTCAGCGAGTAAAGATAAAACGGTGAAGCTTTGGAGTAGCGACGGTCAACCGCTGCACACCTTAAAAGGTCATGATGATACAGTCTTGGGTGTGGCTTGGGCACCTGATGGTCAAACCGTTGCTTCAGCGAGTAAAGATGCAACAGTGAGGCTTTGGAGTCGTGACGGTCAACTGCTACACACCTTACGAGGTCATAAAGGCCCAGTTAATTGGGTCAGCTTCAGCAATGACGGTAAGTTGTTAGCTTCAGCTAGTGACGACAACACCGTGAAAATTTGGAATTTAGATGGTAAATTACTATATACCCTACAGAGCCATCGCCGCCGGGTGAGTGGTGTAGCTTGGTCGCCTGATGGTCAAACTCTTGCCTCAGTTAGTATTGATAACACGGTGAAAATTTGGAGTCGGGATGGTCGCCTACTCAAAACTCTTGGGGGGGATAGCGATAGTTTCATCGGGGTGAGTTTTAGTCCTGATGGCAAGACTTTGGCTGCTAGCAGTAATGATAAAATCAGGCTTTGGAACCAACAAGGAACTTTGTTGATTGTGTTGAAAGGTGATAAAGAAGAGTTAACTAGTGTTAGCTTTAGTCCTGATGGTCAGATTTTGGCGGCGGGGAGTGGCAATGATACAGTAATTTTTCGGAAGTTAGCTGATTTGCAGCTAGAAAATTTACTCACGCGCGGTTGCAGTTGGCTACAGGATTATTTGCAGACTAATCAGAGGATAACAAAAAGCGATCGCGCCTTATGTCCAGGTAGTTAA
- a CDS encoding AAA family ATPase, translated as MILDLARFYQACNPSRPLIIGNASDRQYYIDFAAVRGGKIIEALQRTITRISPDAPTCQLFTGHLGCGKSTELLRLQAELEEQKFHVVYFESTHVLEMADVDVTDILLAIAGQVSESLEAMKIRLKPRYFTKLFAEVVDFLQTPIELGVEAELSVGIGKITAKTKESPQLRRRLRDYLEPRTQNILQSINTELLERANTELKALGKKSLVVIVDNLDRVAIRPLPSGRSLPEYLFIERGEQLRKLDCHIVYTIPLALTFSNDSAELQHRLGGGVAPKVLPMIPVRLRSGEVSTEGLELMRQMVLARAFPNILPSDRLSLITEVFDNLATLDRLCLISGGHVRDLLGLLFDCLREQDPPFDRECLELVIQRQRDYRANAIDPEEWELIFQVVQQQRVRGDIEYHTLLRSLFVFEYRDRQGAWFAVNPVLEETPKFRSWLNDTHKQI; from the coding sequence ATGATCCTAGATTTAGCAAGATTTTATCAGGCTTGTAATCCGAGCAGACCTCTAATAATCGGAAATGCTAGCGATCGCCAGTACTATATCGATTTTGCTGCGGTGCGGGGTGGCAAAATCATCGAGGCTTTGCAGCGCACCATTACTCGGATATCGCCGGATGCACCAACCTGTCAGCTATTTACAGGGCATCTCGGCTGTGGAAAATCAACGGAATTATTACGACTGCAAGCCGAGTTAGAGGAGCAGAAATTTCATGTAGTCTACTTTGAGTCTACCCATGTCTTAGAAATGGCAGATGTGGATGTGACTGATATTTTATTGGCGATCGCGGGTCAAGTCAGCGAAAGCTTAGAAGCGATGAAAATCCGCCTCAAACCCCGCTACTTCACCAAGTTGTTTGCTGAGGTGGTTGATTTTTTACAAACGCCAATCGAACTAGGTGTAGAAGCAGAGTTGTCTGTGGGTATTGGTAAGATTACCGCCAAGACCAAAGAAAGTCCACAATTGCGGCGAAGATTAAGAGATTATTTAGAACCGCGCACCCAAAATATTTTACAGTCAATTAATACTGAACTGCTAGAACGTGCCAACACTGAACTCAAAGCCTTGGGTAAAAAAAGTTTGGTGGTAATTGTTGATAACTTGGATCGAGTAGCAATTCGACCTTTACCATCAGGGCGATCGCTACCAGAATACTTGTTTATCGAGCGGGGCGAACAGTTACGCAAACTCGATTGTCATATAGTCTACACGATTCCCTTGGCTTTAACTTTCTCCAACGATAGCGCCGAACTACAACATCGCTTGGGGGGCGGTGTCGCGCCAAAAGTTTTACCGATGATACCGGTGCGTTTGCGTTCTGGCGAAGTTTCTACCGAAGGGCTGGAATTAATGCGACAAATGGTGTTAGCTAGAGCTTTTCCCAACATTTTGCCTAGCGATCGCTTAAGCTTAATTACAGAAGTGTTTGATAATTTGGCAACCCTAGACCGATTGTGCCTGATTAGTGGTGGTCATGTGCGTGACTTATTAGGGTTGCTGTTTGACTGTCTGCGGGAACAAGACCCGCCATTTGACCGGGAGTGTCTAGAATTAGTCATCCAAAGACAGCGGGACTACCGAGCCAATGCCATTGACCCTGAAGAATGGGAATTAATTTTTCAGGTGGTGCAACAGCAAAGAGTCAGAGGTGATATAGAATACCATACCTTGTTGCGGAGCTTATTTGTGTTTGAATACCGCGATCGCCAGGGGGCTTGGTTTGCCGTCAACCCAGTTTTAGAAGAAACACCAAAATTTAGATCATGGTTGAACGACACCCACAAGCAAATATAA
- the tatC gene encoding twin-arginine translocase subunit TatC, which translates to MTPSPDVDAVTTPDIDLEGYDNSEFDPLDELPGEVEMSLFDHLEELRQRIFYSLIAVAVGVIGCFFAVKQIVQLLEVPAQGVKFLQLAPGEYFFVSIKVAGYTGIVLSSPFILYQIIQFVLPGLTRRERRLLGPVVLGSSVLFAAGLVFAYLLLIPAALKFFISYGADVVEQLWSIDKYFEFVLLLLFSTGLAFQIPVIQLLLGNLGIVSSKKMLAGWRFVIMGAVVLGAVLTPSTDPLTQSLLAGAVLGLYFGGIGLVKLTGK; encoded by the coding sequence ATGACGCCTTCACCAGATGTAGACGCTGTAACCACTCCTGATATCGACCTGGAAGGGTACGACAACTCAGAATTTGACCCTCTCGATGAGTTACCAGGAGAGGTCGAAATGTCGCTTTTCGACCACCTAGAAGAGTTGCGACAGCGGATTTTTTATTCTCTCATTGCTGTAGCAGTGGGTGTTATCGGCTGTTTTTTTGCCGTTAAACAAATTGTCCAGCTACTAGAAGTCCCGGCTCAAGGAGTAAAATTTCTCCAACTTGCTCCTGGGGAATATTTCTTTGTCTCTATTAAAGTTGCAGGCTACACCGGCATAGTACTTTCTAGTCCGTTCATACTTTACCAAATTATCCAGTTCGTTCTTCCTGGACTGACTCGCCGCGAACGCCGCTTACTGGGGCCTGTGGTTTTGGGGTCGAGTGTGCTGTTTGCTGCTGGGTTAGTATTTGCTTATTTACTCCTTATCCCCGCAGCTTTGAAATTTTTCATCAGCTATGGAGCAGATGTAGTAGAACAACTGTGGTCAATTGACAAATATTTTGAATTTGTGCTGCTGTTGTTATTTAGTACTGGCTTAGCATTTCAAATACCCGTAATTCAACTTTTATTAGGTAATTTAGGAATTGTTTCTTCCAAAAAAATGCTAGCTGGTTGGCGTTTCGTGATTATGGGTGCAGTGGTTTTAGGAGCCGTCCTCACACCTTCTACTGACCCCCTCACCCAAAGCCTGTTAGCAGGTGCAGTGCTGGGACTGTACTTTGGTGGTATTGGTTTGGTTAAGCTCACAGGTAAATGA
- a CDS encoding Uma2 family endonuclease, translating to MVQAPSSNILTLEEFLRLPETKPASEYIDGQIIQKPMPQGKHSLIQGELVPTINFVVKPQRLARAFPELRCTFGGRSIVPDIAVFVWSKIPRDEKGEVANTFPIPPDWTIEILSPDQNQTKVTKNILHCLKHGTQIGWLIDPTEQTVFVYRSKQETEVYDKPEALLPVPSFASELQLTVKELFAWLLE from the coding sequence ATGGTACAAGCACCATCATCCAACATACTAACATTAGAGGAGTTTCTGCGCTTACCAGAAACGAAACCTGCCAGTGAGTACATTGATGGTCAAATTATTCAAAAACCCATGCCCCAAGGTAAACATAGTTTAATTCAAGGAGAACTTGTACCTACTATCAATTTTGTAGTTAAGCCTCAGCGCCTTGCTCGTGCATTTCCTGAGTTACGTTGTACATTTGGTGGGCGTTCAATTGTACCTGACATTGCGGTTTTTGTCTGGAGTAAAATTCCGCGTGATGAAAAAGGAGAAGTTGCCAATACATTTCCCATTCCTCCAGATTGGACAATTGAAATTTTATCTCCCGATCAAAATCAAACAAAAGTAACAAAAAATATTCTGCATTGTTTGAAGCATGGAACTCAAATCGGTTGGTTGATTGATCCAACAGAGCAAACAGTGTTTGTTTATCGTTCTAAGCAAGAAACTGAGGTATATGATAAGCCAGAAGCACTACTTCCTGTGCCATCCTTTGCCAGTGAACTGCAACTGACAGTCAAAGAATTGTTTGCTTGGTTGTTGGAGTAA
- a CDS encoding DUF3067 family protein: MTGQELRKLMLDKWGYSYDVQFRRTQGKIFLQIMWKYLEQASFPLSEEEYQAHLDSIANYLHALGGAIQVQTFITQTRDRPRLGKAVSIPLDLGDRSSEWIL; this comes from the coding sequence ATGACAGGACAGGAATTACGCAAACTTATGCTTGACAAGTGGGGATATTCATATGATGTGCAGTTTCGGCGCACCCAAGGCAAGATATTTTTACAAATCATGTGGAAGTATCTAGAACAAGCTTCATTTCCCTTAAGTGAGGAGGAGTACCAAGCCCATCTTGACAGCATTGCTAACTATCTTCATGCCTTGGGTGGGGCAATCCAGGTACAAACGTTTATTACACAAACACGCGATCGCCCCCGCCTCGGCAAAGCTGTTAGCATACCTTTAGACTTGGGCGATCGCTCTTCTGAATGGATATTATGA
- a CDS encoding cytochrome b6-f complex iron-sulfur subunit, which translates to MAQFSESADVPDMGRRQFMNLLTFGTVTGVALGALYPVVNYFIPPASGGAGGGTTAKDELGNDVSVSKFLESRNPGDRNLVQGLKGDPTYIVVESKEAIADYGINAICTHLGCVVPWNVAENKFKCPCHGSQYDATGKVVRGPAPLSLALAHTNVNDDKIVLTPWTETDFRTGEAPWWA; encoded by the coding sequence ATGGCTCAATTTTCTGAATCAGCAGACGTGCCCGATATGGGGCGTCGTCAGTTCATGAATCTGCTCACTTTTGGGACTGTAACTGGAGTAGCTCTGGGTGCATTGTATCCCGTTGTCAATTACTTTATTCCACCAGCTAGCGGTGGCGCTGGTGGTGGGACAACAGCAAAAGACGAGCTAGGCAACGATGTAAGCGTCAGTAAATTTCTGGAAAGCCGTAACCCAGGCGATCGCAACCTAGTTCAAGGACTAAAAGGCGACCCCACCTATATTGTGGTGGAAAGCAAAGAAGCAATTGCTGATTACGGTATTAATGCTATCTGTACCCACTTAGGTTGTGTTGTACCTTGGAATGTGGCTGAAAACAAGTTTAAATGCCCTTGTCACGGTTCCCAATATGATGCAACTGGTAAGGTTGTTCGGGGGCCAGCACCACTGTCTTTGGCTTTAGCCCATACCAATGTAAACGACGACAAAATCGTCTTAACTCCTTGGACTGAAACCGACTTCCGCACAGGCGAAGCACCTTGGTGGGCTTAA